A stretch of the Acetonema longum DSM 6540 genome encodes the following:
- a CDS encoding CoA-acylating methylmalonate-semialdehyde dehydrogenase yields MAVKRLRYCVNGEWRESATKKYMPVTNSSTGKIIAEAPCCTVNEVNEAVAAAKAAFPVWSNTPVTARVQLMFRYKSILDLYLEELTVLVATELGKNLSEARGDVLKAIEVVELACATPTLLQGDSLMNVSEGHDTVLYREPIGVFAGIVPYNFPAMIPFGWMIPLCITTGNTFVLKAASAVPQTAIRMLELLIEAGLPAGVVNLLTCSRQEAESLLKHPDVAGISYVGSTSVGLHIYSTAATHGKRVQALCEAKNHGLVLKDASLELATGRVINSGFGCAGQRCMALPVVCVEEEVADAFVDHLVTFAKRLRVGPGYDQATDLGPVVSAEHKQSVLNWIAKGIEEGAKLILDGRDIAVTGYEGGFYLGPTIFDHVKPEMSIGTSEIFGPVVCIKRVKDFEHGLAVMNGNPFANGSCIFTQNGYYAREFAKRTHGGMVGINVGIPVPLSVFPFSGHKQSFFGDLHCMGKDGVAFFTEAKCVTSRWFDEDAKHTKVDTWEGTMTRK; encoded by the coding sequence ATGGCAGTAAAGCGACTGAGGTATTGTGTCAATGGAGAATGGAGGGAATCAGCTACAAAGAAATACATGCCGGTTACCAACTCCAGTACCGGCAAGATTATTGCAGAAGCGCCCTGTTGTACCGTTAACGAAGTAAATGAGGCGGTTGCCGCGGCCAAAGCGGCGTTTCCCGTCTGGTCCAATACTCCGGTGACGGCCAGAGTTCAGCTTATGTTCAGGTATAAATCTATTTTGGATTTATATTTGGAAGAACTGACCGTGCTTGTGGCCACTGAATTGGGAAAAAACCTGAGTGAGGCCCGCGGCGATGTTCTGAAAGCGATTGAAGTGGTGGAGCTTGCGTGTGCAACGCCGACTTTGCTGCAAGGCGATTCGCTGATGAATGTTTCCGAAGGCCATGACACAGTGCTGTACAGGGAGCCGATCGGCGTATTTGCCGGTATCGTACCTTACAATTTTCCGGCGATGATCCCTTTTGGCTGGATGATTCCGCTCTGCATCACGACAGGCAATACGTTTGTGCTGAAAGCCGCCAGCGCCGTGCCTCAGACCGCCATAAGAATGCTGGAGCTTTTGATAGAGGCGGGATTGCCGGCGGGAGTTGTCAACCTGCTTACCTGCAGCCGTCAGGAAGCGGAAAGTTTATTGAAACATCCGGATGTCGCAGGTATTTCTTATGTCGGTTCTACCTCGGTGGGGCTGCATATTTATTCGACCGCGGCGACTCATGGCAAGCGGGTTCAGGCATTGTGCGAAGCCAAAAACCACGGCTTGGTGCTTAAAGATGCTTCGCTGGAATTGGCGACCGGCAGAGTCATTAATTCCGGCTTCGGCTGCGCGGGCCAGCGTTGCATGGCTTTGCCGGTTGTCTGCGTGGAAGAGGAAGTGGCGGATGCATTTGTTGATCATCTGGTTACATTCGCTAAAAGACTCAGAGTCGGGCCCGGTTATGATCAGGCTACCGATTTGGGGCCTGTCGTGTCGGCGGAACATAAACAAAGCGTCCTGAATTGGATTGCCAAAGGGATTGAAGAAGGGGCAAAACTCATTTTGGACGGCAGGGATATTGCCGTCACAGGCTATGAGGGAGGTTTTTACCTCGGCCCGACAATTTTTGATCATGTTAAACCGGAAATGAGTATTGGTACCAGTGAGATTTTCGGGCCTGTGGTGTGTATCAAGCGGGTAAAGGATTTTGAACATGGCCTGGCGGTAATGAATGGGAACCCCTTCGCCAACGGGTCCTGCATTTTCACGCAGAACGGTTATTATGCCAGAGAGTTTGCCAAAAGAACTCACGGCGGCATGGTTGGTATCAACGTAGGCATTCCCGTTCCTTTATCTGTATTCCCTTTTTCGGGGCATAAACAATCATTTTTTGGCGATCTGCACTGCATGGGCAAGGACGGCGTGGCCTTCTTCACGGAAGCTAAGTGTGTGACCAGCCGCTGGTTTGACGAAGACGCAAAACATACCAAGGTGGATACCTGGGAAGGAACAATGACGCGCAAATAA
- a CDS encoding class II fructose-bisphosphate aldolase yields the protein MPLVTLREILQKTDQSDYGVGSFNVVSMEMVMGVIRAAEETFSPIILQTAEARLKHSPLNLIGPLMVEAACKAKVPVAVHLDHGSQLEIIKQALEIGFTSVMFDGSRLPLAVNITKTLEVARLAQGYGASVEAEIGRVGGSEDGAEDIEMAITQVQDAQTFFEHTGVDALAVAIGNVHGVYKREPNLQFARLKDIHAAVAAPLVLHGGSGITAQDFRQCIQHGIKKINVQTATLHKVVAKVRSLFQQTENPDYFTYHECVIAAAHESAKDHMEAFQSVNQAW from the coding sequence GTGCCATTAGTTACACTGAGGGAAATTTTACAGAAAACAGATCAGTCCGATTATGGAGTGGGGTCTTTTAATGTCGTGAGTATGGAAATGGTCATGGGGGTGATCAGAGCCGCGGAAGAGACGTTTTCACCGATTATCCTGCAGACGGCGGAAGCGAGGCTGAAGCATTCGCCGCTGAATCTAATCGGCCCGCTGATGGTCGAGGCCGCCTGCAAGGCGAAAGTGCCGGTAGCCGTACATTTAGATCATGGTTCACAGCTGGAAATCATAAAACAGGCCTTGGAGATAGGGTTTACCTCCGTAATGTTTGACGGCTCACGGTTACCGCTTGCGGTGAATATTACTAAAACTCTGGAAGTTGCCCGTCTGGCGCAAGGGTATGGAGCATCGGTGGAAGCGGAAATTGGCCGGGTTGGCGGCAGTGAGGACGGAGCAGAGGATATTGAAATGGCCATCACTCAGGTGCAGGACGCCCAAACCTTCTTCGAGCATACTGGCGTGGATGCCCTGGCGGTGGCTATCGGCAATGTTCACGGAGTATATAAAAGGGAACCCAATCTGCAGTTTGCCAGGCTGAAAGACATCCATGCAGCAGTGGCGGCTCCCTTGGTTCTGCACGGTGGCTCCGGCATCACTGCTCAGGATTTTCGACAGTGCATCCAGCATGGCATAAAGAAAATCAATGTACAGACCGCCACCTTGCATAAGGTAGTGGCGAAAGTGCGCTCATTGTTTCAGCAAACGGAAAATCCGGATTATTTTACTTACCATGAGTGTGTGATTGCCGCCGCGCATGAAAGCGCCAAAGATCATATGGAAGCATTTCAAAGTGTGAATCAAGCTTGGTAG
- the iolC gene encoding 5-dehydro-2-deoxygluconokinase: protein MTGIQFDGTKHMDIIPIGRVAIDFNPVDLNKPLDESTTFRKYLGGSPANIAVGMARLGKKVGFISKVSDDQFGRFVINYFKKEGIDTSHIAVAKNGESLGLTFTEILSPTASSILMYRNGVADLALSPEEVNEDYIKNAKAIIISGTALAASPSREAALLAMEYAKKHGTAVIFDIDYRSYTWQSKAELVIYYSAIARASDIILGSREEYNLMESVVAPAGSSDQETAARWLACDNKIVVIKHGKEGSAAYTGSGGVYKIKPFPVKLLKSFGGGDAYASAFLYGLMEGWEIVDCLEFGSASAALLVASHSCSDAMPGVDEIREFIKKAKEEYGEMVVRA from the coding sequence ATGACTGGAATACAATTTGATGGCACAAAACATATGGATATTATTCCCATTGGGAGAGTGGCCATAGATTTTAACCCTGTAGATCTCAATAAACCGTTGGACGAAAGTACGACTTTCCGCAAATACCTTGGCGGATCACCCGCCAATATCGCTGTCGGCATGGCTCGGCTGGGCAAGAAAGTGGGGTTTATCTCTAAGGTTTCTGATGACCAGTTTGGCCGGTTTGTTATCAATTATTTCAAAAAAGAGGGTATCGACACTTCCCATATCGCCGTGGCGAAGAACGGCGAGTCGCTGGGACTTACTTTTACGGAAATTCTAAGCCCCACCGCCAGCAGTATCCTGATGTACCGTAACGGTGTGGCTGATTTGGCATTATCGCCGGAAGAGGTCAATGAAGATTACATTAAGAATGCCAAGGCGATTATTATTTCCGGCACTGCGCTGGCGGCGAGCCCTTCGCGGGAAGCCGCTCTCTTGGCGATGGAATATGCCAAAAAACATGGGACGGCAGTCATATTTGATATTGATTATCGGAGCTACACCTGGCAGTCGAAAGCGGAGCTGGTGATCTATTACTCCGCCATAGCCCGGGCCAGCGATATTATTCTGGGATCAAGAGAAGAGTACAATTTGATGGAAAGTGTCGTGGCGCCGGCAGGAAGCAGCGATCAGGAGACGGCTGCCCGCTGGCTGGCCTGCGACAATAAAATTGTTGTCATTAAACACGGCAAAGAAGGCTCTGCCGCCTATACCGGCAGCGGCGGCGTATATAAGATCAAACCTTTTCCGGTAAAACTGCTGAAATCTTTCGGCGGCGGCGATGCATACGCCTCTGCTTTTCTCTACGGGTTAATGGAAGGCTGGGAGATCGTCGATTGCCTTGAGTTTGGCAGCGCCTCGGCGGCCCTGCTGGTGGCGAGCCACAGCTGTTCCGATGCGATGCCGGGTGTTGACGAGATACGGGAATTTATTAAGAAAGCTAAAGAAGAATACGGTGAAATGGTAGTCAGAGCATAA
- a CDS encoding 5-deoxy-glucuronate isomerase: MLRIRQAEPFQYGYNPVTAMDETEDNTMMDFGILRIAKNQKESLVEEDKEIALLLIQGEVSLKWDGREKTIARGNCFDAMPWVLHVPKNTAVEIAGIAADSELSITKTTNDRLFAAKMYAPAECRSEERGKGTLKEASTRIVRTILDYSDASYSNLVIGEVIDFPGKWSSYPPHYHPQPEIYFYKFCPEQGYGFCELGEDIVKIRHNDTVKILNNATHPQTTAPGYAMYYIWVIRHIDGNPYKSPEYPVFEPQHLWVNDKNSKIWPDK; the protein is encoded by the coding sequence ATGTTGAGGATCAGGCAGGCTGAGCCGTTTCAATATGGCTATAATCCGGTCACGGCTATGGATGAAACGGAAGACAACACCATGATGGATTTTGGCATACTGAGGATCGCGAAAAATCAGAAGGAGTCTCTGGTTGAAGAAGATAAAGAAATTGCCTTGCTTTTAATTCAGGGTGAGGTTTCCCTAAAGTGGGACGGCCGGGAGAAAACCATTGCCAGAGGCAACTGCTTTGATGCCATGCCATGGGTGCTGCATGTGCCGAAAAATACAGCGGTAGAGATCGCTGGAATCGCGGCTGATTCTGAGCTTAGCATTACCAAAACGACCAATGACAGGCTTTTTGCAGCTAAAATGTACGCTCCGGCTGAATGTCGCTCAGAGGAACGCGGCAAAGGGACATTAAAAGAAGCGTCAACACGCATTGTACGAACGATATTGGATTATTCCGACGCGTCTTATTCCAACCTGGTGATTGGCGAAGTGATCGATTTTCCGGGAAAATGGTCCAGCTACCCGCCTCATTATCACCCGCAGCCGGAGATCTATTTTTACAAGTTCTGTCCCGAGCAGGGGTATGGGTTCTGCGAACTGGGCGAGGATATCGTAAAAATCCGGCACAATGATACGGTGAAAATACTGAATAATGCGACTCATCCGCAAACGACAGCGCCGGGATATGCCATGTATTATATCTGGGTCATCCGGCATATTGACGGCAATCCGTATAAAAGCCCGGAATATCCGGTATTTGAGCCGCAACATCTGTGGGTTAACGACAAAAATTCCAA